CATCCTTTTTCCGGATGAAGATGTCGAAAAGGCCATTATCAGCCTTTCTTTCCCGTCATTCAGGGACATATGTCTTGAGAACGGTCTTGTCCGCGCGGGTGCCGGGCTCAGGATGAACGAGTTATTGTCGTTCTCCTGCAGGAAAGGGCTTACAGGATTCGAGGGGTTGGCGGGGATACCCGGGACCATAGGCGGGGCGCTTGTCAAGAACGCTTCCTGTGAGGGTTCGATAAGTGATCATCTCGTTAAGGTACTCCTGATGGATGGGGCCGGTAACATGCGTTGGGTGTCCAAAGATGAGATGGGATTCGGATACCGCTCATCATCAATACTGTCCGATGAGGTGGTCGTTGAAGGTGTGTTCAGTATTAAGGAGGATGACCCGGACAATGTCCGTAGCAGGGTAAGGGATAGTTTTTTGAGGAAAATGAGGAAACAACCGC
This window of the Candidatus Omnitrophota bacterium genome carries:
- the murB gene encoding UDP-N-acetylmuramate dehydrogenase, with amino-acid sequence ILFPDEDVEKAIISLSFPSFRDICLENGLVRAGAGLRMNELLSFSCRKGLTGFEGLAGIPGTIGGALVKNASCEGSISDHLVKVLLMDGAGNMRWVSKDEMGFGYRSSSILSDEVVVEGVFSIKEDDPDNVRSRVRDSFLRKMRKQPLEGLSLGSVFKNPEGMMAWELVDQVGMRGYRSGGAVVSVKHANFILNGSGARAEDVKNIIGEAQRRIRAEFGMTLELEIEVL